The genomic region TGGGTCGTCTGTGACCGCTCGGACGCCGACAAGTATCGCCGTTTGCTTCGGGACGGCAAGGAAATCGAGTCCCGATTGGCGGCTGAACTCGACGCCCACCTGAACGCCGAAATCGCGCTCGGGACCATCGATGACGTGGACGACGTGATGGACTGGCTCGCGACCACGTTTTACTACGCCCGCTCGCAGTCGGCCCCCGACCAGTATGACGCTGGCAGCGACCTCCGGAACCGGGTCAGCGACACGCTCTCCGCGCTCGTCGACGAGGGCTTTGTTGAGCAGGACGGTCTCAACGTTGAGCCGACGCGGCTCGGCCAGCTTGCTTCGAAGTTCTACCTCCGGCTCTCGACCGCACGCCGGTTCGCGGATGTCGCTGAACGCTGTCAGGACGCCGCCGATCCGGACTCCGCTGTCTCCGTCGACGCGGACGACCTGCTGACTGCGGTGGCCGGCGCAACCGAGTTCGACAGTGTCAGCGCCCGCTCCGACGAAGAGGACGCTGTCCACGCGGTGCTGGGAGACAGCGTTGACGACAGCCTCGACGCCGGCCAGCGCAAGGTGTTGGCCATCCTCCGCTCGGGCATGACCGGGACGACGCCGACAGAACTCAAAAGCGACGCGTGGGTCATCCGCCAGAACGCCCTGCGCCTGCTCGCGGCGATGCGGGAGTTCGTCGACACGCTCGGTCCAGCCCGCTACGCGAACCTCGCCTGTCGGGTCGAGGCTCGCGTCGAACACGGCATCAGCGCCGATGCTGTTGGGTTGACGGCTATCGACGGTGTCGCCAGCGGCCGCGCGGGCAAACTCGCCGCGGCGGGGCTCACGTCGCCCGCCGACGTGGTCGAAGCCGGTGAAGACGGGGTCGTCCGTGCTGGGCTCTCCGAGGGCGTTGCCGAGCAAGTGCTTGCCAACGCCCGCGACCTCCCTGTTGTCTCCATCGACTGGGGCGAGTTCCCCGAGACAATCGCTCCCGGTGACAACGATATGCGGGAGGTGACGGTGAAAAACACCGGTGGCAGCGCCCGTGCGGGCCTTCGGGTCACGGTTAACGGGCGTGAGATGACCGCCAAGCCGTCGTATCTCGGTCAGGCCACGCTTCCGGTTGCTGTCTTCGGTGCCGACGCGGACGAACTCACCTTCACTGTCGAGGTCGCCTTCCCTGCGCTGCCGCTCCCGACGATTACCGAAACCCGATCAGTGCTTGTCCGATAACCACTGTTTCTGTTGTCACTCTGAAACCCACTCAGATCACTCGATAAAATTTATAAACGATTTTCGAAGCGTTATGGGCCTCTGTGAAACATCGCTGAAAGGTGCTGAACTCCGGTTAATATTCCGAAAAGAGTTCGAATTTTCCCCAAGGGTCTGGCGTTTATATGGGGGTATGGGTTCTTATGAAGAACTGAGGAAGCCCACAATGTCCAGTGCATCGCCCTTCCGTTCCCCGACGGACGCCGTCCCAAGTAGCCTTGCCCTCCGATCACTCACTCGTCCCCTGCAATTCATCGCGTTCTGGCTGGCTATCGTCACGCCACTGGCATATCCGCCGCTGCTGCTGGGCGGACTGGACAGTCAGAGCTTCCTCATCTTCGTGGGTGTCGTTGCCCTCAACGTCTTCGGCCTCCTCGCGGGCCGCGGATACGGTGACCCCGCCTGACCTGGCCGGGTCTTCCTCCCCTTGACGTGGCATTTCCGGTACACCGCTTTCTGGGTCTACTTCTCGAACACATCTCCACCGCACTGCCACTCGCTTAGCCTCGCTTCTGCCTCTGGCCCAGCTCTGTGCCGAATAGCTGTTTCCAGCTGCCTCTCATTCTGTCCGCCGCCATCTCCAACACAACAGAACCGACTATTATACACCGCCTAACAGCACCTCTCGAAGTGCCGAAGCGTCATCTACGGCCTCGTGGACCATCGATAGGTCCGTCTCGTCACCGTCGCCGCGGAACCCGACAGTCGTCATCCCGGCGGCAACGGCGGCGCGTGCGCCCGCAGTGGAGTCCTCGACGGCCCAGCAGTCCTCGGGCGCGACGCCCAGTTCCGCCGCACCGCGCTCGTAGATGTCCGGCTCCGGCTTGCCGGGGCCATCGATGTCGCCGGCGCTGATGGCGACGTCGAACTTCGAGAGGAGGTCGAAGCGCTCGTCAGCTACGTCGATCCAGACCCATGGTGCGGAGGTCGTCAGCGCCAGCGCCACGCCGGCGTCCCGCAGGTCGTCGAGCAGTTCGTGTGCCCCATCGAGGAACGTCGCCTCGTCGCCGTAAATCCGCTCGCCGTGCTCCTCGAACAGACTCTCGAACATCTCGCGGCTGATTTTGAGGTCGTACTCGGCGTTCAGGTCCGGATACACTTCTCGGTAGTTTCGACCGGTAATTGCGGACAGGGGGATGTCGTCGTTCGGCGCAGCTGTCGGAAGAATCTCCTCGCGCTGGGCGCGGACCCAGTGATCTTCGGACTGGACGAGCACGCCGTCCATATCGAAACAGATCGCAGCAGGCGGGACACTCATTGCTTTGCCGTCGCTCGGCGACGGCTTTGGCTGTTGCGACTCCGACAGCGACGACCGCGCTACGAAGCCCCGTCCACCGACTGAGGGTTTAAATACTGGAATGTGGGCACGTCAGTCCATGCACGACGGAACCCGTGTGATAGCTGGTGAGTGTACGACCGTTTTCGAGGGAACCCGCGAGCGGGAGCAGCGCGGCGACGTACTCGTCGTCGTTAAACCGGACAACACTGTTCTCGTCCACGATGCGACCGGGTATCAGCCGGTCGCGTGGCTCACGCGCGCCGAAAGCGTCACCATCGACGACGGAACGGTGACTGCCCGCGACGGCGACGAACTCCTCCGGGTGGTTCCCCACGACGAACAC from Haloarcula sp. H-GB4 harbors:
- a CDS encoding HAD family phosphatase, with protein sequence MSVPPAAICFDMDGVLVQSEDHWVRAQREEILPTAAPNDDIPLSAITGRNYREVYPDLNAEYDLKISREMFESLFEEHGERIYGDEATFLDGAHELLDDLRDAGVALALTTSAPWVWIDVADERFDLLSKFDVAISAGDIDGPGKPEPDIYERGAAELGVAPEDCWAVEDSTAGARAAVAAGMTTVGFRGDGDETDLSMVHEAVDDASALREVLLGGV
- a CDS encoding DEAD/DEAH box helicase, which produces MAVAEVLPEFADAFPFEEFNRMQSAALPALLNRDDNVVVSAPTASGKTALAELAICKTLAEDGTALFLAPLRALTNEKESEWERFEDLGYSVYVVTGERDLNPRRAERADILVMTPEKADSATRKHETSRYSFITDVDCCVIDEVHLLDSDRRGAVLEVTVSRLRRLCDPRVVALSATMPNIDDVADWLDAPDETTFAFDEKYRPVPLNADVKTYSHGENAFADKYRRLYRALDLAEPHIREEGQALVFVSSRQDTVQAAKKARDEITERDIPMGARGDYDFHNDAADLSNDTLRQSVLDGVGFHHAGLAREDKNRVEQWFKEGKIQLLFSTSTLAWGVNLPARCVVIRDTKLHDPLEGEVDMSPLDVLQMLGRAGRPGYDDMGYAWVVCDRSDADKYRRLLRDGKEIESRLAAELDAHLNAEIALGTIDDVDDVMDWLATTFYYARSQSAPDQYDAGSDLRNRVSDTLSALVDEGFVEQDGLNVEPTRLGQLASKFYLRLSTARRFADVAERCQDAADPDSAVSVDADDLLTAVAGATEFDSVSARSDEEDAVHAVLGDSVDDSLDAGQRKVLAILRSGMTGTTPTELKSDAWVIRQNALRLLAAMREFVDTLGPARYANLACRVEARVEHGISADAVGLTAIDGVASGRAGKLAAAGLTSPADVVEAGEDGVVRAGLSEGVAEQVLANARDLPVVSIDWGEFPETIAPGDNDMREVTVKNTGGSARAGLRVTVNGREMTAKPSYLGQATLPVAVFGADADELTFTVEVAFPALPLPTITETRSVLVR